The genomic window AAATAGAAGACCGCTATATTTTCTTCTTCTGCCCACTGATAAGTACCTAAAAAGTACTTAATGGCGTTTTCATAAGATGGCACAGCACCCCACTCTGCTGGTCCTTCGTTCGGCCAGCCAGTTTCAGTGATAATAACTTTTTTACCCTTGCCAGCTTTAATTGCACGGCGGTACATGTCTTTCATGTAAAGGATGGAGTACTCAAGGGCACAACCTTCCCAAAAAGGATAACAATTCGCTAAGATCAAGTCGCAGGCGTCGGTAACCTTGGGATGTTCTTCAAATTCATAGTAAGCGTCAACATAGCCTACTTCGATACCTGGTAATGCTGCTTTTACACGATTAATGTAAGCGATTAATTGTCCTTCACTCAAGTCTTCACGCAGTAAGACTTCATTGCCAACGGCAACAATATCGGCGTAACCTTGCTGTGCAACAGCTATCAGGTTGTTGATTTCTTTCTCATTATTTTCTAAATCATCATCTAGCCACGCACCGACTAAGGTTTTTAAACCTTGCTGCTTGGCTATCTTGGGGATATTTTCATTACCATCAGTACAAGAAAAAGAACGGATCCAGTTAATACTTGGGGAAATAATCGCCAAACGTGCCGATATCTGTGCCTCGCTTATCTTAGTGCCAGGCCCTTGCCCTTCGGTATAAGGGCTAAAGGAAATACCATGAATTTTATTTTCAAGTACCCCAGTAACAGCACTTTGTAAGTCTTCTCTAGAAGAATGACCAAGATTCATTCCAGCCAATGACATATGCTTATTGTATTTACTCGACATGCTCGTCTCCGATAACCATCGTTATATATAATTGAGGGGGTATTGATACCCCGTCTTTAATCAAACAACCAAAAAAATTATGATAAATAATCATTAATAGAATAAATTATCAGTTGATATCGTTAAGGTTAATTGCTGTATTTGACCGCTTCTAAGAAACAACTCAGTACTCTCTTTAGCAGGTAAACTCAAGGCTGAGAATGTTTGCTGTTTACCGTCTTTATAAGTCACTATTAACGAAGGTTCAACTTCATCGTTAAGCTGGTAAACAATTGGAACCTGACACCAAGTAAAAGCGAGTCCCATGGCTGGCACCGTTATTTCTTGCCAATTTTTGCTCACATCTAGGTAGCGAAATGGCTTTGCTTGTTGAATAAATTCACATGATTGCAATAAGCTTGGTTCAAACGAGACAACACCTGCGTTAACGCGCAGCCCTAACTCGCCAAAACGTGAAAGTATTTCTTCTTTCACTTGTCCGGTCATACCCGGCTGTTGCGCACCCGAATGTTTAGGGGTGTGAGAGTATGGGTCCATTGGAAATGCCCCATATTCAAGTGGTGTTTTGTTAAAACCAATACCGTCACGAACTCGATAGTATAAACTGGCAATTTGTCGCCTTACCTCGTCACTTTCTCCTTGCTCAACACAACTAAAAAAGTTTTCTTCTACCGCTAACATCAGCTTAGAAACCATGTGCCAATAGATACAGCCCAAACCTTCAAAACCAAACATACCACCAGAGCGGCCAGTAAAAGCTTGATGATTAAAGGTTTGCTCATAAAGATCAAAAATCGCTGTTTTATCAGTTGTTAGTGCGTGAGGATATTCTTGGCTAAGTTCAGTTAACTTATCTTGTAGAACATTGCTATTAGTAATATCAGCATTGAAGCGATATTGACCATTAATATCTTGCAAAATGATACGTTCATCAGCCTGTGTAAGCATCTGTTGCAGCGAAGTGTTTTCTTGTACCTGCTGGGCATCCACACAATTTTTTTCTAAAAAGCTTGGTAGCTTTCTATCGGGATAAAGCATAAAACTTTTTTGATCGGGGCGATAAACATCACTCGCAAAAAGCGCTTCGACTACATCAACCACTTGTTTGGGTTTAAGTGCACCAGAACTTAAGGCAGCAACCTGTCCTTCGAGCATTGGGTACAGATTTTTAACCTTGGAGGTCTTATTTTCTAGGCTCAATAAATTATAAGCGTTATATAATCCGTCGGCGCGTTCATTGGTCTCAATCGTATGTTCAATCGCTTGTAGGGCATCACTTAACATAGCGCTGATCTGACTAATCTGCTGACGCGTCTTGCCACTAAAACCTTCTTGGCTATAGATAGCTTGACGGTAATGGCTTGCTGCCATGCCTAGTTCTGCAGTACTTTGATAGCGTACCTCAGCAGTTACTGGCTCAGGGGTTAACGTTGAAACTAAATGTGTTAATGCGTTTGCCGTATCCGTCAACCATAAGTTAACTTCAATAGACAACTCAACATCTTGTGTTTCATTAGCTATTAACTCTTGGAAAAAACAAACATAACGACGCAAGTAACATAAGGTCACCATAGATAAACCTTGCCCAACTAAGGCATTGTTTGCATCATTCCATTCGGGTCTTTGGGTATTTAACCAAATGCCGCCATCAACCACTAAATTACCCAATTTAGACAATAAGGGTACTAATAATTTTTCCAACAAGTTAACTTGATAAACATCCCCGTTGGCATCAAGGACCAGTTTGCCATCAGCCCCCATTGTTTTAACACGTTGCTCAATGTTAAACGCGAGCGATTCATCATAGGTGACGGTGCTTTTAGCATCTTTAACCAAGTCATCAAATGACTTAATGCGATAAGGCACATTGGCATAACTGAAAAGTGTTTGGCGCAGCATCGCAGTCAATTTTTCTGGGTGAAATTGCTTCGACAGCTCAAGCATCTTTTGTAAGTAAATTATTTGATGATCACCCCAATAGCCAATATAGCTCCACGGGTCATCAGGCTCTTCGACTTCCCAGTCGATGCCTTCTTTGGTAATTCTATAAGGATTATAACCATCCATCGTCGAAGCATTAACAAACTTGGCAACAACACTTTCAATAAATTGCGGGTAGCTATACGTTAACGCCTCCCAGTTTTGAAAAATATCTCGCCAATTTCCTTGGTAAGTTAACAAACGCTTATTGTTTTCATCCACTAATTTAATAGCGAACTGGTTCCATGGACGACTCGGATCGCCATGACGACGACCAAATGATATAGGTAAATATTCAGAAGCTAAGCGCTCAAGTTGGCTATCGCCAGACGTTTTAATTTCTGTCAGTAATTCCACAAAATCTAACTTTTCCGGCAAGCTGTCTAACAGCGCTTGATTGCGTTGATAAACCTTATGGTTAAATAAATTAATCGTCTTGGTAAAGTCATCTGCAGAGATCTGATATTGATCGTCGAAAATACCACCACGCAAGGCATTAAATAAGACATTCGCATAGTGATGCTCGGCAACACTCTCTTCACCCGTTAATTGAAAACCATCAACAGAAGCCATAATACGTGCTAGTTCATCAGAGCCATTCGCTATAGAACCGTTGATATTTTCGTCGAGTTTATTTCGCTCGCTTAGCTGGCGACGCAAGACAACAGATTGACTTTGAGTCTGCTCAATATTAGCAACAAATTGCCACTTTTTATCACTGTGCGGCTTAAGTTGAAGGCTAGTATTCACTAAATA from Colwellia sp. PAMC 20917 includes these protein-coding regions:
- a CDS encoding glycoside hydrolase family 17 protein, encoding MSSKYNKHMSLAGMNLGHSSREDLQSAVTGVLENKIHGISFSPYTEGQGPGTKISEAQISARLAIISPSINWIRSFSCTDGNENIPKIAKQQGLKTLVGAWLDDDLENNEKEINNLIAVAQQGYADIVAVGNEVLLREDLSEGQLIAYINRVKAALPGIEVGYVDAYYEFEEHPKVTDACDLILANCYPFWEGCALEYSILYMKDMYRRAIKAGKGKKVIITETGWPNEGPAEWGAVPSYENAIKYFLGTYQWAEEENIAVFYFSSFDEVWKVKDEGGVGAHWGLWDKNGKLKYV